A window of Mycolicibacterium holsaticum DSM 44478 = JCM 12374 genomic DNA:
TTCGGCATGCCCGCGACGATCACCTCTGTCGCCGCGCCCTGCGCGAAGAGTTCGGTAGCCACCTGGGTGATGGCCTGTCGGGACGTGCGTTCGCTCATACCGATGATCACCACGCCCTGCCCGGGAACCGGGATGTCGCCGCCCTCGAATGTCGCTGAGCCCCAGCTCTGTTCGGGATCACCCCGCCACACCTGCGGACCGACGAAGTCGGGGTGGAACTGGTAGATGGCCTTCATCAACAGCGTCTCGTCGTGTCGCGCCGGCCAGAACAGCGGGTTGAGCGTCAGCCCACCGTAGATCCAGCAGGTCGTGTCGCGCGTGTGCGGTGGCATCAAATACTCCGCCACGCCGGTGCTTTCGCGTGCCAGCGCGCGATACCCCGATTGCCTGTCCTTGGGCAGGTCGCGAGTGGACATCCCGCCGATCAACAGCTCGGCCAGCCGCCGAGGCTGCAGTGCGTCGAGGAACGCGCGGGTCTCGTTGACCAGGCCCAGCCCCACTTCGTTGGCCACGATCTTGCGGTCCAGCAGCCACGCTTTCGCGTCGGCGTCGCTCATCGTCTCGGCCAGCACATCGTGCAGTTCGACCAACCCGACAGCTTGCCGACCTCAGAGTGGACGCCGTAGTCGGCAGACGGATTGGTCACCTTTCGTACCTCTCGTTCCTCAGATTTGCAGAGTGCCGGTAGCCAAGGACACCACCCCCACCACCGCGCCGATCACGATCACGCCGAACAATGTCGCTTCCGCGGGGTGGAACACCCGCAGCCCACGCTCCCGACGTGCCTTGAAGTACAGCGCAGCGGCCGGCGCGTAGAGAATGCAGGACAGCAGCAGCTTGTCCATCCCGGCGGCATAGAGCAGGAACAACGTGTACACCGTCGCGATACCGGCGACGAGCATGTCGGGCGCCACCGATTTACCCTCACCGTAGGTCCCGCGTGTTGCCGTCAACTTCAGCGCATAGGCCGCCGCGAGCAGATACGGGATCAGGGACAGGGCGGCGGTCAGGTCCAACATGAAATCCAGTGCGTCGGCTGCGAACAACAACGCCACCAGCAGCCACGAGGTCAGCGCCGCCGCCAGTGGAAGCAGGTTGAGCACGTTGATCGAAAAGATCTCGTTGAGCCGGGTGAGCTCGACCTCTTCGCTGACGGTGTCCCGGACCGGCGGGCCGACCACGCCCAGCACCGCAAACGTCGCTGCCGTAGAAAGCTTGTCGCCGAGGTAGGCACCGGAGATCACCGCGCCTGCCGCGATGGCCGGCGACACCCCGATCATCGTCGCGATACCGATCAGCCCGACACCCACAGTCCCCGCCGTGGTCCATGAGCTGCCGATCGACAAGGCCACGATGCCGCAGATGACCGCGGTCGCGACGGAGAAGTAGCCCGGGGAGAGCACCTGAATGCCGTAGTAAACGAGGGTCGGGATGGTCCCGGACAGATTCCAGGTGCCGATCAGGGCACCGACGGCCAGCAGGATGAACAACGCGCTGGTGATCGATGACAGCGCGCCCTGACCGGCTTCCTGAACCTGGCTCCACTGGTGTCCGTTCTTCAGCGCGACGAGTGCCGCGACGGCGCAACACAATACGAGTGCCACCTGAACGGGCCCGTCGAGGGCATCGACGCCGAACAACGCGATCGCGCTCCCGATGAGCAGCGCGAGAGCTATCAGTGGGATGAGTGCATCGCTCAGCGATGGATCACGAATTCGCTCATCCTGCGGCGAGTCCGTCATCACCGCCCGCCTTCACCGCCGTCGTACGGCACGGCGGGACGCTATCAGTTCGACGAGACCTGCGCCGGAAACCTACAGATCGGCGAGGATTTTTTGTCGCTTGGCGGTGTACTCGTCCTCGGAGATCGCGCCGGTAGCGCGCAACGTCTCCAGCTCCTGAAGGCGTTGCGCGGTCGAAGGTTCCGGGTTCGCCAGCGGGCCGGAGGCGACGGGGGCCGGTGGCTGCTGCGCAGGCGTTTGCTGAGCCGCCGCGCGTCGCACCACCTCCTGAACCTGATGCCGCGCGCCGGGATTGGACCGCAGATCGATCATGTTGTTCAGCCCGATGTGGTGGGCCTTGAGGATCTGCAGAATCTCCATCAGCGGGCCGGCCTGCCCGGTGAGGTCATAGGTCCGGTTGTCCTCGGCGATGGTGAAGTTGGCTGGCATCATGCCGCTGACCAAACTGCTGCGCTCCCAATCGATTTGATACTCGCTGGTCATCGGATCCACCAGCGCCACCAGCTTGCGGTTGGTGATCATCGGTAGCCGGGAGATCGATGCGATTACCCGATCCTGGCTGGCGAACGGGGCGATGCCCGGACCGGAGATCTGCAGATCGAGTTTCACCAGCGGCTGTTCGTTGATGCGTGTACCGGTTTCCTGGATGCCGACGACCTGCGCCAACGCCAGCACCCCGCCCTGCTCGAGCGCGGCGGTTTTGGCTGTCGACTGCACCCCCACTGCGGTGATTCCCAACGCAATCAACACGTCAGCGGCGGTGATCAGCAGGCCGGTCCAGAACATCCACTGCAGCATCGGGTCGGCACCCATGACGAAGTAGATGACCAGGAAGATCGGCCCGACGATCCCGCACAACAGGACGAACGCTTGGATGCGGAGGTAGCGCCAGAATGTGGACATGGCCGAGCTCCCGTCGTCGCACGCTGTCTCGGATGAAGATTATCGCCAATCGGGCTGATGTGAGCCGTATCGTCGATCGGTGACGTCGAGACGACGGCCTTGTTCTCGTCGTGCTGGCGGGGTTGCTGAAACGGCCGGGGTGGTGGTTGTGTCGTCGGCCCGGCGAGCGGCTACCGGGCCTGGGTCGCTCCCAGCGGGGTGACCGGCTGCGCCTCGGGTGTCCTTGGCGCGGGCCCCAGGAGGGCGTAGAGCGGCTGCGTCCAGCGGTACCCACCCGCGGAGGTGGTGTAGCTGGTGTGGATGAGCGTCGAAACCTTGGACACCTCATCGGCATCCGGGTCGTAGTCGCAGACCGCGTCGCCGAGTTCGCACACGCTGATCGTGCGGCTGCCAACGGCCGCGGGCAGCGGCGCGGGCGCACCGGCGAGGATGGGCCAGTCCTGCGCGACGCCCTTTCCGGCGCCGGGCACCGACGTGACCGAGCCGATGTTGAGCGTGGGGTCGGCGGGCAGGCGGTCACCGTCGGCGATGAGCAACACCGCCGCCATGTTCGGGTTCGTGCCGAGCGCGTGCAGGTTGCGGTGCACCACCATCGCGCCCTGGGAGTAGCCCGCGAGCACCACCTTGGTGGCTGGGCAACGCTGGGCGAAGGCCGCGTACTGAGCGCCGAGCGCCTCAGCGCCGGCGTCGACACTGTCCATGAAGCCGAGCCAGTCGCCGATGCCGCCGTCGTCGGGCACCGCCACCGCGGGGTACTCCACGGCCTCGGCCGTCATCGTGCGCCCGTCGCGCTGCACCAACCGCTGCAGGTCCAGATAGGACTGGTAGACGTCGTCGCCCATACCGGCGTTCGCGCTCAGATGTCCATCGCGCTGACCGGAGCCTGCGGCGCCGAACCAGTGCACGTCGGGGCACCCGGGATCGGCGTGCGAGACGCCTACCGACAGACCAGTGAACGCTGCGCTCGCGAGCGCGAAAGCGCCGGCGAGCCTCGTGATGCGACCGAACAACAAACCCCAAACCCTTCCCGTCCCGACCGGGACATTCGGGTGGTACATCGGTTCGACGGCCACGGCCGTTACGTTCACCGTGCCGTTTCGACTCTGCGGGAGTCACCGCGGTTCAGGCGCTGGGGCGCGGGCCAAGAACTCCGTTGAACAGGAACGTCGTCAACTGCTTGGCCGCCGCGGAGACGTCGAGCTGCTCTCCGCGCATACTGCTGTCCAAGGCGATGAACCAACACATCCCGAACACCGCCAGTGTCATCTGGCGCGGATCGAACTCGTTGTGCTGCCACCCCGGCAGCGCCCGTTCTATCCAGTTCATCAGCCCAGCCAGGCTGGGCTCCAGACGATCTCGATAGAACGCCTTGCCGGCGTCGGGATCGCTGAACAACACTATTCCGAACAGCGGGTTCAGTTCGACCATCAAACTCAAGACCTCTTTGATGAACTTCTCCGTGGTGCGCTCGGGCACGTCAGCCGCGCCACCCTTGGACAGTTCACGAGCCTCCTGCACGATGCGGGCCAGCAACTGTTCGAGCGGGAAGACCACGGCCTCACTGAACAACTCTTCCTTGGAACTGAAGTGCTGATACATCAGCGCCGAATTGACCCCGGCGGCGTCGGCGATGTCGGCGACGCGGGCCGCGCCGACACCGTTGCTCAGAAATACCTCCCTTGCGGCATCCAGGATCAATGCGCGCCGCTCAGATTTCGGCATCCGACGTCGTACCGGGTTTGACATCTCGCACCATGACCTTCCGGGGTTCTGACGGACGAGAGTAGCTGAGCATTTGCCACCGAACGCGTCCGCAGGTGCCGAACGCCGCCGGTAGTTGACAGCCACAACGGGTCCAGATAAGTATATAGCTACTTACTTAATGGGAGGTCGGATGTCGCGGGTTGCGTTGGTGACCGGTGCAGGCGCGGGGGTTGGGCGGGCGGCCGCATTGCGGCTGGTCCGTGACCGCCAAGTTCACACGGTCCTGGTGAACGACATCGACCCGGATGCCGCCGAACGGGTGGCAAGCGAGGTAACCGAACTCGGCGGATCAGGTGTCGCCGCAGTGGGAGATGTCACCTCATGGGACACCGTCTGCTCGATAGTCGAAAGCCATGGTCCAGTCGACGTGCTGGTAAACAATGCTGGAGTTCCGCTAATCGGCGCTGAGCCAATAGCTTTCACACAAACCGAACCGGACCAGTGGGAGCCGTGGCTGCGGCTGAATCTCGACGCCGTCATGTACTGCACCCGAGCGGTGTTGCCAGGGATGCTGGCAAGTCGGTGGGGCCGGATCATCACGGTCATCTCCGACGCCGCCCGGGTCGGCGAAAGCGGCCTCGCCGTGTACTCCGCCGCGAAAGCGGGAGCGGCAGGTTTCACCCGGGCGGTGGCGCGTGAAGTGGGTCGCGGGGGCATCACGTGCAATTGCGTGGCGCTCGGGACCCTCAAGCACGGCCGCGTCGCACAGTTCATCACCGAAGACATGGAACGCAAGCTCCTGCGCGCCTATCCGGCGGCACGTCTCGGAACACCCGAAGACGCCGCTGCCATGATCGCATTTCTCGCCAGTGCCGACAGTGAATGGATCACGGGCCAAACGTATCCGGTAAACGGCGGCTTCTCGATGGCGGTATGAGCATGGCGGATAGTCACGGTCCAGTCGTCGTCGACCAACGCGATCATGCCCTATACGTCCGGCTGAACCGCCCACAAGCGGGTAACGCGCTGGACTGGAGCACATTTGAGGGTCTGCATGCGGCGTTCAACAGGCTCAATGACGATCCCGATGTGCGGGTAGGCGTGTTGACCGGCACCGGAGACGAGATATTCTGCGCCGGTGCGGATTTGAAGTCGCTGCCGCGGGAAGTCGCCGAGAAGCGCAAGCAAGGGATACCGCTACCAGACACCATCATGCACAACCTGCGGGTGCGCAAACCGTTGCTGTGTGTGCTCAATGGGGACGCCCACGGAGGCGGCGCAGAACTCGCGATCGCCTGTGACATGCGCATTGCAGCCGACCATGTGCGGATCGCACTGCCTGAGGCCCGCGTGGGCATGATCCCTGCGGGCGGTGCTACATACCGGTTGCCGCAGTTGATCGGCAGAGGTAGAGCCCTGCGCATGATGATGACCGGCGAGCCGGTATCGGCGACGGACGCCTACAACTGGGGCCTGGTGGACCGCGTCGTTCCGCGCACGGGACTGGCCGACGCGACGACTGAGTGCGTCACGGCGATCCTCGGGAGTGCGCCGCTGGCGGTCCAGACCATCAAAGAGCTTGTCGACACATCGGCGACAGCGATTTCCGAGTTGATCGATGCCGAGGCAAAAGCCATCGCGCGCATCCAGCGAACGGCGGATGCGGCAGAGGGAACACGCGCGTTCCTGGAACGACGTCCGCCGGCGTGGTGCGGAAAATGAATCCGCCCTTCGATCCCACTGTTCTGCAAATCGAGGGCGAGACCGTGGTACTGCGCGGTTCAGAGTGCATCGGTTGCACTGCACTGCTGTTCCCCGCCCGCGCGGTGTGCGCGCGCTGTGGCGAACAGACCCGCGACTGTTTACTCCCGACGACCGGGGTGGTCCGGACCTGGTGCGGCATGTCGATACCGCTGCCCGGCGTCGCCTCGCCGGCCAACATCGCCCGGGTCGAGCTGGCCCCGTCCCTGATCGTGCAAGGCGTTCTCGACGGTGAAGCCGACATCGGCGACCGGGTCGTGCTGGTACCGACCCTGATTGCGGCAGGCCAAGAGGCCTATACCGGATACGGTTTCACCCGGAGTGATCATGAATGATCAGCCACCGACGGCACCAGGTCGTCGCGCCTACGTCGCGGGCGTCGGAATGACCCCGTTCGCACGGGACCACGATGCGCCGTTCCAGGAGTTGGGTGCCAAAGCTATCCACATGGCGCTCGACGACGCCCAGATCAGCTGGCGTGATGTCGAACTCGTGATCGCAGGGGTGGTCGGGGGGTACCTGGGTGCGGCCTCGTCGATCGTGCACGAGATGACGTGGACTGGTGTGCCGACCGTTGCGGTGGAGAGCGCATCGGCGACGGGATCAGCGGCCTTCGCCGATGCGTTCGCGGCCGTCGCGTCGGGCCGCGCGTCATGCGCGGTCGCGGTCGGCTGCGGCAGCCTGACCGCTGCGCTCGGTCAATTGGCAAGTCATTCCGCCAAACCCACCTTGGCGGCGATCACCGGCGCGAACCTGCCCCCGACCACGTTTGCGATGCTCAAACGCCAGCGCATGCACGAGTACGACGAGCCAGCCGACGCCGCCCTGGCGGTGGTGGCGAAGAACTTGCGCAACGCCAGCCGCAATCCGTTGGCGCAGCGCAACACTGCTCTGTCGATGGCCGACATCAAAGCCTCGCCGATGTTGGCCGATCCGCTGCG
This region includes:
- a CDS encoding amino acid permease, whose product is MTDSPQDERIRDPSLSDALIPLIALALLIGSAIALFGVDALDGPVQVALVLCCAVAALVALKNGHQWSQVQEAGQGALSSITSALFILLAVGALIGTWNLSGTIPTLVYYGIQVLSPGYFSVATAVICGIVALSIGSSWTTAGTVGVGLIGIATMIGVSPAIAAGAVISGAYLGDKLSTAATFAVLGVVGPPVRDTVSEEVELTRLNEIFSINVLNLLPLAAALTSWLLVALLFAADALDFMLDLTAALSLIPYLLAAAYALKLTATRGTYGEGKSVAPDMLVAGIATVYTLFLLYAAGMDKLLLSCILYAPAAALYFKARRERGLRVFHPAEATLFGVIVIGAVVGVVSLATGTLQI
- a CDS encoding SHOCT domain-containing protein — encoded protein: MSTFWRYLRIQAFVLLCGIVGPIFLVIYFVMGADPMLQWMFWTGLLITAADVLIALGITAVGVQSTAKTAALEQGGVLALAQVVGIQETGTRINEQPLVKLDLQISGPGIAPFASQDRVIASISRLPMITNRKLVALVDPMTSEYQIDWERSSLVSGMMPANFTIAEDNRTYDLTGQAGPLMEILQILKAHHIGLNNMIDLRSNPGARHQVQEVVRRAAAQQTPAQQPPAPVASGPLANPEPSTAQRLQELETLRATGAISEDEYTAKRQKILADL
- a CDS encoding cutinase family protein; this encodes MFGRITRLAGAFALASAAFTGLSVGVSHADPGCPDVHWFGAAGSGQRDGHLSANAGMGDDVYQSYLDLQRLVQRDGRTMTAEAVEYPAVAVPDDGGIGDWLGFMDSVDAGAEALGAQYAAFAQRCPATKVVLAGYSQGAMVVHRNLHALGTNPNMAAVLLIADGDRLPADPTLNIGSVTSVPGAGKGVAQDWPILAGAPAPLPAAVGSRTISVCELGDAVCDYDPDADEVSKVSTLIHTSYTTSAGGYRWTQPLYALLGPAPRTPEAQPVTPLGATQAR
- a CDS encoding TetR/AcrR family transcriptional regulator, whose product is MPKSERRALILDAAREVFLSNGVGAARVADIADAAGVNSALMYQHFSSKEELFSEAVVFPLEQLLARIVQEARELSKGGAADVPERTTEKFIKEVLSLMVELNPLFGIVLFSDPDAGKAFYRDRLEPSLAGLMNWIERALPGWQHNEFDPRQMTLAVFGMCWFIALDSSMRGEQLDVSAAAKQLTTFLFNGVLGPRPSA
- a CDS encoding SDR family NAD(P)-dependent oxidoreductase, producing the protein MSRVALVTGAGAGVGRAAALRLVRDRQVHTVLVNDIDPDAAERVASEVTELGGSGVAAVGDVTSWDTVCSIVESHGPVDVLVNNAGVPLIGAEPIAFTQTEPDQWEPWLRLNLDAVMYCTRAVLPGMLASRWGRIITVISDAARVGESGLAVYSAAKAGAAGFTRAVAREVGRGGITCNCVALGTLKHGRVAQFITEDMERKLLRAYPAARLGTPEDAAAMIAFLASADSEWITGQTYPVNGGFSMAV
- a CDS encoding enoyl-CoA hydratase/isomerase family protein, whose protein sequence is MSMADSHGPVVVDQRDHALYVRLNRPQAGNALDWSTFEGLHAAFNRLNDDPDVRVGVLTGTGDEIFCAGADLKSLPREVAEKRKQGIPLPDTIMHNLRVRKPLLCVLNGDAHGGGAELAIACDMRIAADHVRIALPEARVGMIPAGGATYRLPQLIGRGRALRMMMTGEPVSATDAYNWGLVDRVVPRTGLADATTECVTAILGSAPLAVQTIKELVDTSATAISELIDAEAKAIARIQRTADAAEGTRAFLERRPPAWCGK
- a CDS encoding zinc ribbon domain-containing protein; its protein translation is MNPPFDPTVLQIEGETVVLRGSECIGCTALLFPARAVCARCGEQTRDCLLPTTGVVRTWCGMSIPLPGVASPANIARVELAPSLIVQGVLDGEADIGDRVVLVPTLIAAGQEAYTGYGFTRSDHE
- a CDS encoding thiolase family protein translates to MNDQPPTAPGRRAYVAGVGMTPFARDHDAPFQELGAKAIHMALDDAQISWRDVELVIAGVVGGYLGAASSIVHEMTWTGVPTVAVESASATGSAAFADAFAAVASGRASCAVAVGCGSLTAALGQLASHSAKPTLAAITGANLPPTTFAMLKRQRMHEYDEPADAALAVVAKNLRNASRNPLAQRNTALSMADIKASPMLADPLRRAEFCPTGDGAAAVVLTAAPAPVGPSIRVAAAVSATDQWHPAAACAPDPGITARVAQVAYQAAGITADDLDVIAVHDAFSVEELQYLEDLGVCPRGQAGIQLMAGQFDIGGRVAVSSDGGLIGRGHPGGATGLAQIVELVNQLRESAGDRQHPCPRTGLAHMIGAGGTCFVQILRKEA